In Tursiops truncatus isolate mTurTru1 chromosome 9, mTurTru1.mat.Y, whole genome shotgun sequence, a single genomic region encodes these proteins:
- the YAE1 gene encoding protein YAE1 homolog — protein sequence MSWLRAASLVQRPGEERDVFDEEADESVLVQREWRNHMQRRVKEGYRDGIEAGKAVTLQQGFNQGYKEGAEVIMNYGQLRGTLSALLSWCHLHDSSSALISKINNLLDAVGQCEEYVLRHLKSITPQPHVVDLLDSIQDMDLCHIAPAEEKIDEAKDERFYENNAEFNKNCSKNLSGVDCSSLKYCRTQEHAHSENPSLTWILEQTASLVKQLGVSVDILQHLKQL from the exons ATGTCGTGGTTACGAGCCGCTTCCTTGGTCCAGCGTCCTGGAGAGGAGAGGGACGTTTTTGACGAGGAAGCTGACGAGTCGGTCCTGGTGCAGCGGGAATGGCGGAACCACATGCAGAGACGAGTCAAA gaAGGCTATAGAGATGGAATAGAAGCTGGCAAAGCAGTTACTCTTCAACAAGGTTTCAATCAAGGTTATAAGGAAGGTGCAGAAGTCATTATGAACTATGGACAACTCAGAGGAACATtgag TGCTTTGCTCTCCTGGTGTCACCTTCATGATAGTAGTTCGGCTTTgatcagtaaaataaataatcttcTGGATGCAGTTGGCCAGTGTGAAGAGTATGTGCTCAGACATCTGAAATCAATCACTCCACAGCCCCATGTTGTAGATTTATTGGACTCCATTCAGGATATGGACCTTTGTCATATAGCTCCAGCTGAGGAAAAGATTGATGAAGCTAAAGATGAAAGATTCTATGAAAATAATGCTGAATTTAACAAAAACTGTAGCAAGAATCTTAGTGGGGTAGAttgttcatctttaaaatattgtagAACACAGGAGCATGCACATTCCGAAAACCCAAGCCTCACTTGGATTTTAGAACAGACAGCCAGTTTGGTAAAACAGCTGGGAGTATCAGTAGACATATTACAGCACCTCAAACAACTATAA